The Armatimonadota bacterium genome window below encodes:
- a CDS encoding YHYH protein, producing MTGSTGNTTTITTDSLYRYITGNGIPGHVTGAFPNPNNPNSISAQSYNWRCFKSPSAAGSYTAGGLGKKAGTARNSVPFDPYANEWYQNNPATGWQYEPKGGGVNLGIDSSNAHVQPNGAYHYHGLPMGLLNLLSYTTQMAIVGWAADGFPIYGPYCYSVANNSSSGLRQMTSSFRLKSGTRSGGPGGVYDGTFEQDWEYVAGLGDLDQANGRTGVTPEFPGSTYYYVLTNAYPYIPRYMRGTPDRSFGY from the coding sequence ATGACAGGATCGACCGGGAACACGACTACCATCACCACCGACTCGCTTTATCGCTACATCACGGGCAACGGAATTCCGGGGCACGTCACCGGGGCCTTCCCAAACCCGAACAACCCAAACTCAATCTCGGCGCAGAGCTACAACTGGCGATGCTTCAAATCCCCATCAGCGGCGGGTAGCTACACGGCTGGTGGCCTCGGAAAGAAGGCTGGAACTGCTCGAAACAGCGTGCCGTTTGACCCTTACGCCAACGAGTGGTACCAGAATAACCCGGCGACAGGCTGGCAATACGAACCTAAAGGTGGAGGCGTCAATCTGGGCATCGACTCGAGCAATGCGCACGTCCAGCCTAATGGGGCATACCATTACCATGGGCTGCCCATGGGGCTGCTCAACCTGTTGAGCTACACGACTCAGATGGCGATCGTCGGTTGGGCAGCAGACGGATTTCCGATCTACGGACCTTACTGTTACAGCGTTGCAAACAACTCGTCGAGCGGACTGCGGCAGATGACCTCCAGCTTCCGGCTTAAATCCGGGACCCGGTCGGGCGGCCCGGGAGGAGTCTACGACGGCACATTCGAGCAAGACTGGGAGTACGTAGCGGGACTTGGTGACCTCGACCAGGCAAACGGGCGCACCGGCGTGACACCCGAATTTCCCGGCAGCACCTACTACTATGTTCTCACCAATGCCTATCCCTATATTCCTCGCTACATGCGCGGTACGCCTGACCGTTCGTTTGGATACTGA